GGCCCGGCGGCCCACCAGTAGATCAGCAGCAGCGGCGGGATCACGCTCCAGAACGCGTCGTAGAAGCTGGAGTTGCGATACGCCCGACTGAAGACGAACACCACCAGGGTGGCGATGACGTCGGCGATGAAGGCGTCTAGCCACAACCGCCCAGTCGCTGACGGGCCATACAACAGCCAGCCCGCGCCGGCCGCGACCGCGACGACGTAGGCCGCAGTGACCAATCCGAGCGATTTCGCCTTGCTTCGGTCTACCATTTCCAGCCTCCTACCGCGGCCGAACTGTAACACGTTCTAGTTACTTACCGACTGAGCGATCTCAGGTCCAGACCCAAAACTTGACACCTGCCAACAACGGCCGCCATGGGGTTCCTTATCGTGTCGGAATGAGCACCGTCGCTGATGCCGACCGGGTCGAAGACCTGGCCCGGCGGGTCGTGGCAGACCACGACCCGAAGAAAGTCCCGATTCCGGAATTCCTCGGCGCCTGTTACGACGCCGGCCTGTCCTGGGTGCACTTCCCTGAAGGTCTCGGTGGGCTCGGCCTGTCGCGCGGCCTGCAGGCAGTCGCCGACCGGATCCTGCAGGGCGCCGGCGGCCCGGTGCCGCTGGGCCTCAACCCCATGGGCTACGGCATGGCCGCGCCGACCGTGCGCGAACACGCCCAGTCCGACGAACTCAAGAAGGCGCTGCTGCGGCCGCTGGCCACCACCGAAGACATCTGGTGCCAGCTGTTCTCCGAGCCGGGCGCGGGCTCGGACCTGGCCGGCCTGGCCACCACCGCGGTGCCCGACGGCGACGAGTGGGTGATCAACGGCCAGAAGGTGTGGACCAGTCTGGCGCACCGCGCCCGGTGGGGTCTGCTGCTGGCCCGGACCAATCCCGACATCGCCAAGCACAAGGGCCTGACCTATTTCGTGCTCGACATGCACGCCCCCGGCGTGGAGACCCGTCCGCTGCGCCAGATGACCGGGCAGGCGGAATTCAACGAGGTCTACATGACCGACGCCCGCATCCCCGACAGCCACCGCCTCGGCGCCGTCGGCAACGGCTGGAACGTCGCGATGACCACCCTGATGAACGAGCGCAGCGCACTGGGCGCCAGCGGCAGCCGCCGGGGCAGCGGCACCATCAAGGAGGCCACCACACTGTGGGCCTCACGCCCCGACCTGCATACCCCGGTACTCCGAGACCGGTTGTCGCAGTTGTGGTTACGGTCCGAGGCTCAGCGGCTGACCTCCGAGCGCTCCCGCGCCTCGGCCACCGCCGGCGGCCCGGGCCCGGAGGCTTCGGTCGGTAAGCTGGTGGGCGCGTTGCTCAATCAGCACATCTACGAATGGTGCATGGATCTGCTTGGGCCCGAAGGCATTCTGTACGACCGTTACGCGTTGGCCGACGACGCCGGCGACGCGGGCGACTGGCGCGGGCCGATCCAGCAGCGCTTCCTGCGCAGCCGCGCCAACACCATCGAGGGCGGCACCACCGAGGTGATGCGCAACATCCTCGGCGAGCGGGTCCTGGGCCTGCCCGGTGATCTGCGTGCCGACGCCGGCATGCCCTGGAAGGAGATCCCCCGTGGCTGAGAAGCTTGCGGATCAGACCGCACGAGGCGCTGAGTTCCAATTCACCGAGGAGCAGCAGCAGCTGCGCGCCGCGGTGCGCAAGTTCTGCGCAGACAACTTCGACGAGTCGACCGTGCGCCGGTTGATGGAGTCCGAGGTGCCCTTCGACGCCAAGGTGTGGAACCGTCTGGGGGCCGAGCTCGGCGTGCTCGGGCTCTCGGTTCCCGAGGACGACGGCGGTGTCGGCGGCTCGCTGGTCGATCAGGCCGTCGCGGTCGAGGAATTCGGCGCGACGCTGGCCTGCGGGCCGCTGTTCGGCACTGTTTACCTCGCCGTCCCCGCGCTGGTCGCCAGTTCGGCCGGCCCGGCGCGTGACGAACTGCTGGCCACGTTGGTGGAGGGCACCGCCACCGCGGCCTTCGCCGTCGCCGACAGGGCAGGCGCGTTCGATCTCGCCGCGGTGACCGTTGACGCCGCCGGTGACACCGTCTCCGGCACCGTCAAACGCGTTGTCGACGGTGCCGCTGCCGACGTAATCCTGGTCGCGGCAACGGGTCCCGACGGGGTGGGGCTCTACGCGGTGGAGGCCCAAGACGTTCAGCGCACGGCGCTGTCGACCCTGGATCTGACCCGCCCGCAGGCCAACATCACCTTCTCCGATTCCCCCGCCCGGCTGCTGGCCGGCCCGGAGGACGCCGAACGGGTGATCACTCACGCACTGCAGGTGGGTTCGGCGCTGCTGGCGGTCGAGCAGGTCGGCGCCGCACAGCACCTGCTGGATCTGTCGGTCGAGTACGCCAAGTCCCGCCTGCAGTTCGGCCGCCAGATCGGCTCGTTCCAGGCGATCAAGCACAAGCTGGCCGACATGCTCGTCGACGTCGAACATGCCCGCTCGGCGGCCTACCACGCGGTGTGGGCGTTGACCGACGGCTCCGACGATCCGGCACTGGCGACCAGCATCGCTGCGGCCGCGGCCTCGGCCGCGCTCAGCCGTGTCGCCGCCGACACCATCCAGGTGCACGGCGGCATCGGCTTCACCTGGGAACACCAGGCGCACTTGTACTTCAAGCGCGCAGCCACCGATGCCGCGCTGCTCGGCACTGCCGAACAGCACCGGGCCAGGATCGCCGACATCGTGCTGGACGAGGCCAGTGCCGAGGACGCCACCCGGGTGGCCGACGGGCTGCCTGTCTGAGGCGTAGACACGAAAGTTCGGGTGCGAGAAGTGCTGAGGACTTCTCGCACCCGAACTGTTTCCGTGGTGCGCCCGGCTCGTCAGCTGCGATGGCGATTCCACTGGTGATGGTGATGGATCGAGGTCCCCGGCTGGGGCTGATTGGTCTGGTGCGGGAACGCCGGGTGCGGCGCCGGGTGGCTCATGTTGGGGCCGCCTGCGTCCGCGACGCTCTCAGGTGCGGCTCCCAGGGCGACCAGCGCGGAGCCGGTGGCCAAGATCGCGCCTGCGGCGATGCGCTTGAACCAGATCGTGGTCGAGGTGGTGGTGGTCGTGATGGTCATGTCGTGCTCGTTCTGTTCGTGCTTCACCCGGTTTGCCGGGTAAGACAAGAATCGCGCATGACAACCCCACTGTCTGTCGGGTGACCAGGCCACAGCAGGGGTGAAACCGGTGTCCACCGATCAGGGGACAACACGTCTCAGGGCGTATTGCGCTCGGCAAAGTGAGCTTGCCGCTCGGCCATCGCCGCCGCTCGCTGGGCTGGCGTCAGCCGCCGCGACGGATCGAAATAACGGTCGATCTCATCGGTGCCGATCACGGTGACGCGGGGCGTGGCGGGCTGCTCCGATGCGCTCGCCCGCCACGTCACCACCCCGCCCCGATAGCCCCTGCCGTCGAGCCAGTTGGGTATCCCGAAGTCGCTGGTGGACAACAGGATCCGCACCCGCCCATCGGTGATCTCGGACTGGCCGAGGTTCAGACTGGTCTGCCGCGTCTCGATGTCGATCATCGCGCTCCAGCGGTCGGTCAGGCAGATGCCGACATATGGACTGCCGGTGGGGATCTCGTACTCGATCACCAAGGCCTGGTCATCGGTGAGCTCCCAGGCGATCGGGACGAACCACGCGCCGGCCATCGCCGAGGGCGGCTGCATCGGCGGTATCGCGAAGTTCTTCGGCAACGCCCCGAACACCCGCGCCGGAATGTCTTTGACCCACATGGTGAACAAGTCCCGCGAGGCGGCCAGGTGCGTGGTGAATGCCTCGATCGCGGTGCCCGCCGGCTGCGGTACCGCAGCGGGAATGTCGCCGAGGCACTCGATGCGAACAGTGCCCTTCCGTTGACAGCCCCAATCGCCGTAGGTCTGGTACGCGCAGAACGAATCGGCTCCGCGCGGCAGCTCGAACCAATTGGCGCCCTGCCGCTCTCGACTGAAATAGATCTCGAACGTCCCGTCGTCGGCGACGGCGAGGTCCTCGGCGAGCACTTTGACCGCGGCGCCTTGATCGTCCTTGCCGGTGTACACGCCGAACGTCGTCTGGGCCACTGATCCCAGCGTCCCGGACACCCGATAGTCATGAGCGTCGTCGATGCGTGCCGACAGGTACAGCGTGTCCGGGTTGGAATGGCCCCAATTCCACGGCGAATACTGGGTATTGATCAGCGTTGGCCGCACGGGGTCGCTGCTGAGCAGCAACCCCGAATACTGGATGTGACCCACCAGCCGCTCCAGCAGCGTGGCCGCCGACCCGTCATCGAGATCGCCGTCTGCGAGCGCGAGTTCGAGCAACTCGTTGTTGAGATCGGAGAACTCACGCCACGCGGTCCGGATCCGGTCAGTGTGGTCGGTCACGATCGGGTGTCCTCGATTCCGTAGAAGTCGCGATAGAACTGCAACTGCGGCCACAATTCATCGATGTCGAGGCCGTAGTCGTCGGCGCGATAGACGTGCGGCTTTCGGTTGGCCATTCCACGTTCGTCGACGAAGCGGCTCATCTTGGCCCGGTTGGACTCGGTGAGCTCGATTCCGAAGTGCTGGTAGATCTCGGTCACACACGACAGCGGATCGGTCACCATGCGCTGCATCGGGAAGTCGACGAACCGATCGGCGAGATGTTGGAACTGACGCCGTAATTCGACATTGCGCTCGAGCATTCTGGTGGTGCGCCAGCACATGAACCGGCCGTGGTCGTGCCAGTCGGGATCATCCTCGGTCATGTGAAAGACAGTGCCCGCCAGACTACATCCCGAGGCGACGATCTCGGTGGGTTCGCGATAGGTGGTGATGAAACGGGCGTCGGGGAACACCGCCAGAATGTTGTCGATGTTTTCCATGTGTGGCGGTGTCTTGAGCAGCCAGCTGGTCGCCGGGCGCAGGCCGCCGCTTTGCATGTATTGCAGGAGCAGCTTTTCTTCCTCATACACCCAGCGCAGATCTTGCCGGGTCAGCCAGCGGGCGTAACCCTGGCAGTTGAACATGACGTGGAAGGTGTCGCTGTGAAAAGCGTAGGCGTGCAGCAGCGCACACTCCTGGGCTTCCCAAGCCCCAACCGGGTGCGCGGCGTCGAGGTTGGGTGCCAGCGCCATGATTCGGCGGATTTGCTTCTCGCTGGCGGCAATCCGCGGATCGTGGTCCATCGTCGCGGGGTCCAGCGGGGGGTGTAGCTCGTCGCACTCCCAGGTGAGCGGATAACGAAAGCCGCTGTCCTGACTGAGCAGATGATGGGTGACGGTCGTCCCGGTGCGGGGTGCGCCGACGATGAAGATCGGGCGCTGAATTTTCTCCTCGCGAATCTCGGGGTGTTGGCGTAGGTGCTCGGTGAGCAGCAGTCGCTGGCGCAGCAGGTTGGTCAGATGCGTGCCGGCCATCACCCGGCCGAGTCCGTTGAGCCGGTCTTCGCCTTCCAGCGACGCAATCAATTGTTCGAGGCCCGCCTCGAAGCGCGGGTCGCCGAAGTCGGTCAACCCGCCGGCTCCCCGGCTGGCCCGGCTCTTCAATGCATCTGCGCTCAAGGTCATCGGGTGCGTGCCGATGCGCCGCGCAGTCCGGTAGGCCAGATTCATCGCCCGGATCGGGACGGGTCTGGGTGGAGTCTCGATCGCGATACCGACCACCTCCCGACACGGCGGGGCGGTGGCCCCGAACGACGGATTACATTACGATCTTAACGTAATGGAGTCAACGAAGAAGGCCGTCCGTCGGCCCCGTCAAGGTCGGCCCCGGGACAGTCGAATCGACGACGCCGTCCTGCGCGCGACCGTTGAGCTGCTCGACGAGATCGGCTACTCCCGGTTGACCATTCCGCTGGTCGCCGCCCGCGCCGGTGCCACACCGCCCGCGGTGTACCGACGATTTCCGACAAAGGTGGAGCTGGTCTACGAAGCCGTGTTCCCCACGCCGCCCGAGGCTGAGCTGCCGTTGGCCGGCGACGTGGAGATCGCGATTCGCGGACTGTTGATGGCCAGCATCGAGCTGTTCAGCAGCCCGGCCGTACACACCGCGATCTCCGGTCTGATGGCCGAGCTGCCTGCCGAACCGGGCCTCTCGGCGCGCCTGCTCGGCCGGCTGCAGGGCAGTACCTACGTTCGGTTGCAAGAGTTCCTGGATGCGGCCGCTGCCGAAGGACGCGCGGCCCCCGACATCGACGCCCGCATCCTCCTGGACACGATCGGCGGCACTGTGATGATGGCGTTGGCCAATGAGCGAACTCTCGACCGGCGATGGGTGGACCAGACGACATCGCTGATCGTCACGGGACTGGCGCGATGACACTGCAATTGGTCACCTCAGCCCCCGCGGCGATGGGTCCCGGGGAGATCGGTCCCTGGGCGGCCCGTGCGGAACGGCTCGGGTTCGACGTCGTGCACATCTCGGAGACCATCCACGACCCGTTCACTGTCGCCGCGCTCGCTCTGCAGCACACCGAGCGCGTGACGGTGCGGACCAGCATGGTGCTCGCCTTTCCGCGCAGCCCGATGATCACCGCCTACGCGGCCTGGGATCTGTCGAAGTTCTCCGGCGGCCGGTTTCAGCTCGGCATCGCCTCGCAGGTGCGCGGCAACATCGTCGGCCGGTTCTCGGCGCAGTGGTCCGAGCCGGTCGCCCGCCTCGCCGACTACATCCGCTCGCTTCGAGCGATCTTCACCTCGTTCCAGACCGGTGCAAAGCTGGATTATGTTGGGCCACATTACCGATTCGAACGTCTGCAGCCCTACTTCAACCCGGGGCCGCTCGAACATCCCGCACCGCAGATCTGGACCGGAGCGGTGAACGCCAGAATGTGTGCAATGGCAGGGGAATTGGCGGACGGCTTCGTATGTCATCCGACGAACTCGCATCCCACGGTGCTGAGATCGCGCACCCTTCCTGCACTTGCCGAGGGGGCGTCGCGAGCCGGTCGAACCCTGGCCGACCTTGCGGTCGTCGCGAACCCACACGTCATGACTGCGGCCACCCGCGACGCCGTCGACACGCTCCGTGACCAACGCCGTTCGGAGCTGGCTTTCCTGTACAGCACCCCGGCCTACCGCAG
This is a stretch of genomic DNA from Mycobacterium sp. ELW1. It encodes these proteins:
- a CDS encoding acyl-CoA dehydrogenase family protein, with product MSTVADADRVEDLARRVVADHDPKKVPIPEFLGACYDAGLSWVHFPEGLGGLGLSRGLQAVADRILQGAGGPVPLGLNPMGYGMAAPTVREHAQSDELKKALLRPLATTEDIWCQLFSEPGAGSDLAGLATTAVPDGDEWVINGQKVWTSLAHRARWGLLLARTNPDIAKHKGLTYFVLDMHAPGVETRPLRQMTGQAEFNEVYMTDARIPDSHRLGAVGNGWNVAMTTLMNERSALGASGSRRGSGTIKEATTLWASRPDLHTPVLRDRLSQLWLRSEAQRLTSERSRASATAGGPGPEASVGKLVGALLNQHIYEWCMDLLGPEGILYDRYALADDAGDAGDWRGPIQQRFLRSRANTIEGGTTEVMRNILGERVLGLPGDLRADAGMPWKEIPRG
- a CDS encoding TetR/AcrR family transcriptional regulator; the protein is MESTKKAVRRPRQGRPRDSRIDDAVLRATVELLDEIGYSRLTIPLVAARAGATPPAVYRRFPTKVELVYEAVFPTPPEAELPLAGDVEIAIRGLLMASIELFSSPAVHTAISGLMAELPAEPGLSARLLGRLQGSTYVRLQEFLDAAAAEGRAAPDIDARILLDTIGGTVMMALANERTLDRRWVDQTTSLIVTGLAR
- a CDS encoding acyl-CoA dehydrogenase family protein is translated as MAEKLADQTARGAEFQFTEEQQQLRAAVRKFCADNFDESTVRRLMESEVPFDAKVWNRLGAELGVLGLSVPEDDGGVGGSLVDQAVAVEEFGATLACGPLFGTVYLAVPALVASSAGPARDELLATLVEGTATAAFAVADRAGAFDLAAVTVDAAGDTVSGTVKRVVDGAAADVILVAATGPDGVGLYAVEAQDVQRTALSTLDLTRPQANITFSDSPARLLAGPEDAERVITHALQVGSALLAVEQVGAAQHLLDLSVEYAKSRLQFGRQIGSFQAIKHKLADMLVDVEHARSAAYHAVWALTDGSDDPALATSIAAAAASAALSRVAADTIQVHGGIGFTWEHQAHLYFKRAATDAALLGTAEQHRARIADIVLDEASAEDATRVADGLPV
- a CDS encoding TIGR03617 family F420-dependent LLM class oxidoreductase, with amino-acid sequence MQLVTSAPAAMGPGEIGPWAARAERLGFDVVHISETIHDPFTVAALALQHTERVTVRTSMVLAFPRSPMITAYAAWDLSKFSGGRFQLGIASQVRGNIVGRFSAQWSEPVARLADYIRSLRAIFTSFQTGAKLDYVGPHYRFERLQPYFNPGPLEHPAPQIWTGAVNARMCAMAGELADGFVCHPTNSHPTVLRSRTLPALAEGASRAGRTLADLAVVANPHVMTAATRDAVDTLRDQRRSELAFLYSTPAYRRQLEDFGLADVGAALSAMAQRSEWDSLPSVLTDEVMERLVPQGTYEEIPDVLAQWYSGLCSGINLPVPADEADDDLFAGVLQACRQISG
- a CDS encoding sulfotransferase: MNLAYRTARRIGTHPMTLSADALKSRASRGAGGLTDFGDPRFEAGLEQLIASLEGEDRLNGLGRVMAGTHLTNLLRQRLLLTEHLRQHPEIREEKIQRPIFIVGAPRTGTTVTHHLLSQDSGFRYPLTWECDELHPPLDPATMDHDPRIAASEKQIRRIMALAPNLDAAHPVGAWEAQECALLHAYAFHSDTFHVMFNCQGYARWLTRQDLRWVYEEEKLLLQYMQSGGLRPATSWLLKTPPHMENIDNILAVFPDARFITTYREPTEIVASGCSLAGTVFHMTEDDPDWHDHGRFMCWRTTRMLERNVELRRQFQHLADRFVDFPMQRMVTDPLSCVTEIYQHFGIELTESNRAKMSRFVDERGMANRKPHVYRADDYGLDIDELWPQLQFYRDFYGIEDTRS